Below is a genomic region from Granulicella sp. L56.
CAATGATTCCAAAGGAGTTTCGGTTTGATTTACCTGCTTGGCCGTCGTCTCTTCGGGTTCGGATGCCATTGTGCTCATTGCGTGCTTGTCTCCACAGATGCAAGTGTCAGTGTATCGCCGATTTGCGGTCTTGACGCGGCGGAATGTGGGCTGATGCTGGGGACGATACGGCGCTGCAGGCGGTTAACGATGATCAGCGGCGGAACAATCGCCAGCAGAAGCAGCGCCACCAAGACCGGCCATTGCAAGAGATAGAGGCGGAAGATGCCGCCGGAGCGGGGCGACTCCTCGTCGCTCTGCATGTGAGTTAAATCGGTTTTCTGCATGAATCGTAGTTCCGCATACGACACCCGAACGCGGCTTCAGCCTCTATCGAATGATGTGAAATGTGCGGCGCCAGCGAGTCTCATCGAAGAAATGCACGAGCATGTGGCTCATGAAGCCGAGGCGGTCCCCAAGGCTGGTTTTGTTGACCTGATCGGCCGGGGTCTCAAACGACCAATAGACGAACAGTGGGCGTCCAACGATGTTCTCCCGGGGGACGAATCCCCAGTAGCGCCCGTCTTCGCTTTCTGTGCGGTTGTCGCCCATGGCGAAGACCATGCCCGGCGGAACGACAAGGTCGCCGTTTTGAATGTGGTTTGGAAGATCGAGCGCCCAGCTTGCCGTGATGCCGCCCGGCCCAACCTCCATCGGCGGAGGGGTAACGGAGGGGAAGTCGTCACGATATGGGTCGAAGGCGTGCTGCGGATTGCCGTCGTCGGCAGGCTTGCCCGCCTGAGACTCATTCTGGGCAATGCCATTGAGGTAGACAATTCCGTTGCGGAGATGGATGCGGTCTCCCGGAATGCCGATGGCGCGCTTCACCAGATGGAGATCGGGAGTTTCGGGATTGGGCTTATAGAAGACGATGACGTCGCCGCGGTGAATATCGCGGTAGTGAACGAAAGGAGCCCATTTCGTCGGCGGGGCGAAGGAGGTGCTGTCTACCAGAACATGGTCGCCGATGAGCAGGGTCTTCTCCATGGAACCGGAGGGTATCTTGTAGTTCTGGAAGATGAATGTCATGACGAACAAGCCGATCGCAATCACGGTGCAGATGGACGCCAATGATTCCAAGGGAGTTTCGGTTTGATCTGCCTGCTTCACCGTCGTCTTCTCGGGCTCGGATGCCGCTGTGCTCATTGAGCGTTTGCCTCCATTGATGCAAGTGCAGTGTATCGCCGTATCGCCGATTTGCGGTCTTGACGCGCCGTTTGTGGCCGGTCTACTCCTGTACCACTGCTTTGACCAGGTTGCGGGGATTATCTACATCAATGCCGCGGCCTATGGCCATAAAGTAGGCAAGCAATTGCAGCGGAACGACTTCATAGAGAGGAGCGATGTATTCGGCGCACTGCGGGATGGTGACGGTGTGCGTGCTGAGTTCGGCGATGCGGGTATCTCCCTGATTGACGATGGAGAGGACCACTGCCCCCTGCTTGCGCATGTCGCGGAGGAGGTTGACTGTCTTTTCGTAGCGCAGCAGAGAGTCAGGGGCATGTGGATCGCTGGTGGCAAGGACGACGAGCGGGGTGTTGGCGTCGATCAGGGCGTTGGGGCCGTGCTTGAGCTCGCCGGTAGGGTAGCCCTCGGCCTGAATGTAGGAGGACTCCTTGAGCTTGAGCGCGCCTTCGCGGGCGATGGGATAGTGAACGCCACGACCGAGGAAGAGGAAGGATTCGGCTGATTGAATCTTGGGAGAGAGTTCGGCGATCTGCGACTCCCACTCCGGCAGGATGGACTGCATGGCGGCAGGGACCGCCTGTATCTCTTCAAGGTGCGACTCGACGACGGCGCGGGTCATGCGGCCACGGATGCGCGCGGCGAAGAGAGAGAGCAGCGAGAGAACTGTGAGCTGCGTGGTGAAGCTTTTGGTAGCGGGAACGGCGCGCTCGATGCCAGCCATAGTGGGCAGAGAGCAGCCTGCCAGCTTGGCCATAGTGGATTCGGGCTTGTTGGTGATAGCGATGGTCGAGGTACCCCGGGCAATGGCCTCGCGCAGGGCCTCAGAGGTATCGGCGGTCTCGCCGGACTGCGAGATGGCGAGGAAACAGGGATTTTTGAGGGTATGGGTGGAGCGATAGATGTACTCGCTGGCGTACTCGACATCGACGGGAATTCCGGCGAGGTCTTCAAAGAGAATCTCGCCGACTAGACCGGCGTGGCGGCTGGAGCCGCTGGCGGAGATGAGCAGGCTCTCTTTGCCGACGAGCGCCTGAAGGGCGGTGCGGAAGGTGTCCTCGCGAAGACAATTGGCCTCGGTGTAGGCGGCCAGGGTTTCGGCGATGGCATTGGGCTGCTCGAAGATCTCGCGGAGCATGGCGTGAGGAAAGGTTTTGTTCTGCGGAAGCATGGTTGTGTACGCCCCTTCTGTATCTTCTAGTTATAAATGAGTGCGATGAAGCGAGTGGTTCGTCCAAAGCCGTTGGAGCTGGAGCGTGGGCTGTCTACCAGCTCGGCGCTGGGGCTGAACGTGATCGACATGGTAGGCGTGGGGCCGTTTATTACGCTGCCGCTGATCGTCGGCGTGATGGGCGGACCGCAGGCGATGCTGGGATGGGTGCTGGGCGCGCTGCTGTCGTTGTGCGATGGCTTGATTTGGAGTGAGTTGGGGACGGCTTATCCCGAAGCTGGCGGGTCGTATGCCTATCTGAAACATCTTTATGGCGAACGTGGCTGGGGAAAGGCGTTCTCGTTTCTTTATGCGTGGCAGTTGCTGTTTAGTGCTCCGCTTTCGATTGCCTCAGGGTGCATTGGGTTTTCACAGTACGCTTCGTTCTTCGCACCCAATGCCGGTCATGCATTCTTTTCGGCACGGTGGCTGGGCGTTCCGATTGTGCTGAGCGGACAGACGCTGATTGCGATGGCAGCGTGTCTGATTGCAGTGATCGTGCTCTATCGCAGCATCGTGAAGATCGACCGCATCGTGCGCTGGCTGGGTGTGGTGGTGGTGCTGACGCTGCTACTGATTATTGTCGCGGGATTTCTGCACTTCGATGCGCATCGCGCGTTTGATTTTCCCGCAGGCGCGTTTCATCTGAACAGCGCTTTCTTTGTAGGGCTGGGCGCGGGGATGCTGATCTCGGCCTATGACTACTGGGGTTATTACAACGTGTGCTTTGTGGCAGGAGAAGTGCGCGATCCGCAGCGGACAATTCCGCGCGCTGTGCTCGGCGCGATTGGGATTGTAGGCGCGCTTTATCTGCTGATGAATGTGAGTGTGCTGGGCGTACTGCCATGGCGAGAACTGGCCGCCGATACCGACAGCCATGCGCGGATGTTTACGATGGCCGTGTTTATGGAGCGGCTTTATGGGCATACCGCCGCTGGTGTTGTCGTTGTGTTGATTGCGGTGGCAGCGCTGGCTTCGGTACTGGCGCTGCTGCTGGGGTATTCGCGAATTCCTTTTGCAGCGGCGCGGGATGGGAACTTTCCAGCATGGTTTGGCGCGGTGCATGAGAAGCACCGGATTCCGCAGCACTCGCTGCTGACACTGGGTGCGATGACGATGGCTTGCTGCATCTTTCGATTGCAGGAGGTGATTACAACGCTGGTGGTGATTCGGATTTTGTTTCAGTTTCTGCTGCAAGGGCTAGCAGTGTTGCTGCCCAAGCATCGGCGCGAGCGCAAGGTGCGCGGGTTCAGGATGCCGCTCTATCCGCTGCCTGTTTTGCTGGCGTTGAGTGGGTTTGTTTTCATCTTGTTTTCGCGGCCTCACTTTGTGCGGGAGATGCGAACGGCTGGATTGATTCTGATTGCCGGTGCTGTGGTTTACGGCGTGCGTTATGTTGCGGGGCGCGTCCAAGGTTGATTCGATGTCGTTGTTGCGAAGATGGAGTGGAGGCTGAGTGGGCAGAGATTTGCTCTCCCACCCCTCGCAAAAGCGCGAAGGATGGGGAACCCGAGCTCTTTGCACAAAATGAGAAAGCCCGGTCAGTTTTAACGATTTACTTTCGGTTTTATTGCGTTCTGCGGTTACGACCAGCTAAATTGGCAAGGTAGATTGATTCCTTTTGAAAGCTGGTGCGTAACGATGTCGCGAAAGATGCTGCCTCTATTTGCAGGCTTGATTGCAACGGTAATGATAGGGACGGCTGCGGCAGGAGCGCAGACGATGCCGGTATATATGGATTCTTCGCAGCCAGTGGCAAAGCGTGTAGACGACCTTGTCGGTCGGATGACGCTCGAAGAAAAAGTCTCGCAGATGCAGAACCATGCAGCCGCAATTCCACGGCTCGATGTACCGGAGTACGACTGGTGGAGCGAGGGTCTGCATGGGATTGCGCGGTCGGGCTATGCGACGGTGTTTCCGCAGGCGATTGGGCTGGCGGCAACGTGGGACACGCCGCTGATGCATGAGGTGGCAACTACCATTTCGACCGAGGCAAGGGCAAAGAATGCCGAGGCGCTGCGGCATGGCATTCACAGCATCTATTTCGGGCTGGATGTCTGGTCGCCGAACATCAATATCTTTCGCGATCCGCGATGGGGACGAGGGCAGGAGACGTATGGCGAAGACCCTTTTCTGACATCGCGGATGGGAGTGTCGTTTGTTGAGGGGTTGCAGGGAGACGATCCGCACTACTTCAAGACGATTGCCACGCCGAAGCACTATGTTGTGCACTCGGGGCCAGAGAGTACGCGGCATACGGCGAATATTGATGTCTCGCCCCACGATCTGGAAGACACCTATCTCCCTGCGTTCCGTGCGACGGTGAAGGAGGCCAAGGCGGGGAGTGTCATGTGCGCCTACAACGCAATTGATGGCGAACCGGCTTGCGCGAATACGTTTCTGCTGTCAGATACTCTGCGGAAGACGTGGGGTTTCAAGGGGTATGTGACTTCGGACTGTGGCGCGATTACGGATGTTGCTGAGGGGCACAAGTTTGCGCCGGACATCGAACATGCTTCGGCGGTTTCGGTGAAGGCAGGAACGGATACGAGCTGCGGGGATGAGTATCCCAGCCTGACAAAAGCTGTGAAGGACGGACTGATCTCGGAGGCGGAGATCGACCAGTCGGTAAAGCGGCTGTTTACGGCGCGGTTCGAGCTTGGGATGTTTGATCCGGCATCGAAGGTGGCCTATGCGCGGATACCTTTTTCAGAAGATGACTCGGTGGCGCATCGCGAGCTGGCGTTGCACGTAGCTGAGAAGTCGATGGTGCTGCTGAAGAACGATGGCATCCTGCCGCTGAAGAAGAGCGTGAAGACGATTGCGGTCATTGGGCCGAACGCGGCTGCGCTGTCTGCGATCGAGGGGAACTATAACGCGATTCCCTCGCATCCTGTGTTGCCGCTGTCAGGGATGGAGGCGAAGTTTGGCGGACAGGCGAAAGTTCTTTATGCGCAGGGATCGCCTTATGTTTCCGAGCTGACAGTTCCGGTGCCGCGAACGGTGTTCCATCCAGCGAAGGGTAGCGCAGCATTTGGGTTGAAAGGGGAGTACTTCGACAATGTTGATCTAAAGGGCAAGCCTGTGGTGACGCGGGTGGACCAGCAGGTGGACTTCGATTGGAACGCTGCTGCTCCGGTGCCTGGTGTCAAAGCTGCGGCGTTTGGCGTGCGCTGGACGGGGACGATAACGCCTCCTGTGCCGGGCAAGTATGAGTTCAACTTTCGCGGAGAGGCGAAGGATGCGCGGGTATTTCTGGATGGTAAAGAAGTCACCGCAGAGCAGGCATCGACGAAGAAGCATTCGCGAAGGACGGAGCCGTTTGTGCTGGACCTGAGCGATGGACAGGCCCATGATCTGCGGATTGAGTACGCGCATCAGACACCGTTGTTTGACGCAGGACTTTCGCTCGAGTGGAAGCCGCCGGTGGAGGCTGAGCGCGCAGAGGCAGTGAAGACTGCCGAGCAGGCAGACGTTGTGGTTGCGTTTGTGGGACTTTCGCCGAATCTTGAGGGCGAAGAGATGCCCGTACACGTCGAGGGTTTCGACGGCGGCGACCGCACTGAGATTGAACTACCTGCCGTGCAGAAGGAGATGCTTAAGGCGGTAGCTGCAACTGGCAAGCCGGTGATCGTAGTACTGATGAACGGCAGCGCTCTGGCAGTGAAGTGGGCCAAGGACAATGCGGCGGCCGTGCTGGAAGCCTGGTATCCGGGCGAAGAGGGCGGCGCGGCGATTGCCAATACGCTGGCAGGCGATAACAATCCTGCGGGGCGACTGCCGATTACGTTCTATACAGGAACGAAAGAGTTGCCGCCGTTCGACGACTACTCCATGAAGAACCGGACGTATCGCTACTTTACCGGGACTACGCTTTGGGGCTTTGGGTATGGGCTGAGCTATTCGAAGTTCAAGTGGAGCGATGTGAAGCTCTCCACGGAGAAGCTCGCCGCGGGCGAGCCGCTGACGCTGGATGCCGAGGTAGAGAATACCGGCGCGGCAAAAGGAGATGCGGTCTCGGAGATTTATCTGAAGGCCCCAGCTTCGGCTACCGCTCCGATCCATTCGCTGGTGGGGTTTGTACGGACTCCGCTGGATGGCCATGCGCGGCAGCATGTGCATGTTGTGATCGGTCCTCGTAACCTGAGCACCGTCGCTGCGGATGGAAAACGCAGCATTGAGGCCGGAGAGTACACGCTCTTTGTGGGCGACGCACAACCAGGAGCCGATGACAATGGCATAACGAAGCAGTTTACGGTTATCGGGTCGAAAGAGCTGCCTCGGTAGAGCACGTCACGCGGTGATGGAATAGGGCCCCTGCCTCCCATGATCTCGATGGGAGGCAGGGGCTTTTTGCCTCCGGCGATAAGAGAAACGGTCTCTCAGATAGTTATTCTTCATTCGCGCGAGTTACGGTTAGAATCCTCTACGGGAAGATCGCGATGCTTGAAGAGGTTGCGAAATTATTTGAAAGTTATCGGTAACGATTTACTTTACCGGGTTGAGGTAGCTGACTCATGGAGAAGCAATATATTCTCGCGCTCGATCAGGGAACGACGAGTTCGCGGGCGATGGTGATCGATGGTGCGGGCAATGTGATCTCCATCAGGCAGCGTCCTTTCAAGCAGATCTTTCCCAAGCCGGGCTGGGTGGAGCACTCCCCTACCGAGATTTGGTCTACGCAAAGCGGCGTAGCTACCGAGGCGCTGGCGGCGGCAGACCTGACGGAACGCAATATTGCGGCCATCGGAATTACGAACCAGCGCGAGACGACAGTGTTGTGGGACCGCGAGACAGGCGAGCCGGTCCATAACGCGATTGTGTGGCAGGATCGCCGGACCGCCGAATTTTGCGATGGCTTGCGGAACCATGGCAATGCGGAAATGATTCAGGCCAAGACCGGCCTGTTGCCGGATGCTTATTTTTCCGGCAGCAAATTGAACTGGCTTTTGAATAACGTTCCCGGTGCGCGGGAACGGGCAGAGGCAGGAAAGCTGGCGTTCGGCACAGTCGATAGCTGGCTGATATGGAAGCTGACACAAGGTGAGAGGCACGTTACCGACGCGACGAACGCCTCGCGGACGATGCTCTTCAATATTCATACGCTGGAATGGGACGAGGAGCTGTTGAAGCTGCTGGATATTCCGCGGTCGGTGCTGCCGGAGGTGGTTGCGTCGAGCGGACATTGCGGCACGACGAAGGGAATCCTGCACGGCATCTCCATTGCCGGAATTGCTGGAGACCAACAGGCGGCGCTGTTTGGACAGATGTGCAGTGAGCCGGGGATGGCGAAGTGTACCTTCGGCACGGGCAGCTTCATGCTGATGAACACCGGCACGAAGCCCATGATCTCGCAAAATAAGTTGCTGACCACGATTGCATGGAAGATCGGCGACACCGTGGAGTATGCGCTCGAAGGAAGCATGTTGATGGCCGGCGCGGTGGTGCAATGGCTGCGAGATGAGTTGCAGATGATTCGGACTTCGGCAGAGATTGAGGAATTGGCTGCTTCGGTTACGAGTACGAATGGAGTCGTGCTGGTTCCTGCATTCGCCGGGCTGGGCGCTCCGCACTGGGACCAGTATGCGCGTGGCGCACTGCTGGGAATGACGCGAGGGACTTCGCGGGCACATATTGCAAGGGCCGCGCTGGAAGGAATTGCGTTGCAGGCCATGGACGTTCTGGAGGCGATGCAGACGGACTCGGGCCTGCCGCTGGCACAGTTGCGAGTGGATGGCGGAGCATCGGCGAATAATCTGCTGATGCAGATTCAGTCGGACGTGCTGGGGATCGATGTTGTTCGACCGAAGAATGCCGAGGCTACTGTACTGGGCGCGGCGTATCTTGCCGGCTTGGCCGTGGGATATTGGCCGGATAAAGAGACCATAGCGCGGCAGTGGCAGATGGATCGCGTGTTCAAACCGCAGATCGATGCCGAGGCGAGACGCAAGGTCAAGGCTACCTGGCACAGAGCCTTGGATCGTGCACGAAATTGGGCGGGGGAGACACAGGATTGAGCGAGAGATCTGAAATATTACACCGGCTTGGAGAGCAGGGTGAGCCGTGGGATGTAGTGGTGATCGGCGGCGGCGCCAGTGGGCTGGGCGCAGCCGTGGAGGCTGCTTCGCGAGGCTACCGCACGGTGCTGGTAGAGCGGTTTGATTTTGCCAAGGGAACCTCGAGTCGCAGTACCAAGTTAGTGCATGGCGGCGTGCGGTATCTGGAGCAGTTCAACATCACGCTGGTGATGGATGCTCTGCGGGAGCGGGGACACATGCTGCGGAATGCGCCGCACCTCGTCCATAATTTGCAGTTCGTCGTGCCTGCGTTCGACTACTTCTCGCTTCCCTACTACGGCTTTGGGCTCAAGGTGTATGAGCGAATGTCGGGCAGGCTTTCGCTGGGTCCCTCGAAGCTGCTTTCGCGAGAGCGGACAGTGGAGATGTTGCCGGGGATTGCCGATGCGGGACTGCGCGGGGGCATTCTGTACCACGATGGTCAGTTCGACGATGCACGATATGCGATCTCGCTGCTGCGGACGTTTCAGGATTTGGGCGGGACAGCTATTAATTATGTCGAAGCCGTGGGGCTGCTGAAACAGGGCGGGAAGATCGTTGGGATTCAGGCACGCGACTGTGAAGAGGACGTTTCGTTTGATTTGCAGGCAAAGGTTGTTGTGAATGCCAGCGGCGTCTTCACGGAAGAGGTTCTCGCCATGGACGGCGTGGCGGCGGAGTCGCTGCTTGCCGTGAGCCAGGGAACGCATTTTGTTCTGCCTCACTCCTTTCTGCCGGGCAGCACGGCGTTGATGATTCCAAAGACAGCCGATGGACGGGTGTTGTTCGCTATACCGTGGCATGAATCGACGATTGTGGGCACGACCGATGTGCCGGTCGATGGAGCTTCGGTAGAGCCGCGCTCGATGGCTTCGGAGAGAACCTTTCTGCTGGAGCATATCGCTCGTTATTTTGGGCGCAAGCCGGAGGCAGAAGAGATTCGCAGTATGTGGTCAGGGTTGCGGCCGTTGGTGCGCAAGGGCGGCGGCAAGACGTC
It encodes:
- the lepB gene encoding signal peptidase I encodes the protein MSTAASEPEKTTVKQADQTETPLESLASICTVIAIGLFVMTFIFQNYKIPSGSMEKTLLIGDHVLVDSTSFAPPTKWAPFVHYRDIHRGDVIVFYKPNPETPDLHLVKRAIGIPGDRIHLRNGIVYLNGIAQNESQAGKPADDGNPQHAFDPYRDDFPSVTPPPMEVGPGGITASWALDLPNHIQNGDLVVPPGMVFAMGDNRTESEDGRYWGFVPRENIVGRPLFVYWSFETPADQVNKTSLGDRLGFMSHMLVHFFDETRWRRTFHIIR
- a CDS encoding SIS domain-containing protein; this translates as MLPQNKTFPHAMLREIFEQPNAIAETLAAYTEANCLREDTFRTALQALVGKESLLISASGSSRHAGLVGEILFEDLAGIPVDVEYASEYIYRSTHTLKNPCFLAISQSGETADTSEALREAIARGTSTIAITNKPESTMAKLAGCSLPTMAGIERAVPATKSFTTQLTVLSLLSLFAARIRGRMTRAVVESHLEEIQAVPAAMQSILPEWESQIAELSPKIQSAESFLFLGRGVHYPIAREGALKLKESSYIQAEGYPTGELKHGPNALIDANTPLVVLATSDPHAPDSLLRYEKTVNLLRDMRKQGAVVLSIVNQGDTRIAELSTHTVTIPQCAEYIAPLYEVVPLQLLAYFMAIGRGIDVDNPRNLVKAVVQE
- a CDS encoding APC family permease; its protein translation is MKRVVRPKPLELERGLSTSSALGLNVIDMVGVGPFITLPLIVGVMGGPQAMLGWVLGALLSLCDGLIWSELGTAYPEAGGSYAYLKHLYGERGWGKAFSFLYAWQLLFSAPLSIASGCIGFSQYASFFAPNAGHAFFSARWLGVPIVLSGQTLIAMAACLIAVIVLYRSIVKIDRIVRWLGVVVVLTLLLIIVAGFLHFDAHRAFDFPAGAFHLNSAFFVGLGAGMLISAYDYWGYYNVCFVAGEVRDPQRTIPRAVLGAIGIVGALYLLMNVSVLGVLPWRELAADTDSHARMFTMAVFMERLYGHTAAGVVVVLIAVAALASVLALLLGYSRIPFAAARDGNFPAWFGAVHEKHRIPQHSLLTLGAMTMACCIFRLQEVITTLVVIRILFQFLLQGLAVLLPKHRRERKVRGFRMPLYPLPVLLALSGFVFILFSRPHFVREMRTAGLILIAGAVVYGVRYVAGRVQG
- a CDS encoding glycoside hydrolase family 3 C-terminal domain-containing protein, with product MLPLFAGLIATVMIGTAAAGAQTMPVYMDSSQPVAKRVDDLVGRMTLEEKVSQMQNHAAAIPRLDVPEYDWWSEGLHGIARSGYATVFPQAIGLAATWDTPLMHEVATTISTEARAKNAEALRHGIHSIYFGLDVWSPNINIFRDPRWGRGQETYGEDPFLTSRMGVSFVEGLQGDDPHYFKTIATPKHYVVHSGPESTRHTANIDVSPHDLEDTYLPAFRATVKEAKAGSVMCAYNAIDGEPACANTFLLSDTLRKTWGFKGYVTSDCGAITDVAEGHKFAPDIEHASAVSVKAGTDTSCGDEYPSLTKAVKDGLISEAEIDQSVKRLFTARFELGMFDPASKVAYARIPFSEDDSVAHRELALHVAEKSMVLLKNDGILPLKKSVKTIAVIGPNAAALSAIEGNYNAIPSHPVLPLSGMEAKFGGQAKVLYAQGSPYVSELTVPVPRTVFHPAKGSAAFGLKGEYFDNVDLKGKPVVTRVDQQVDFDWNAAAPVPGVKAAAFGVRWTGTITPPVPGKYEFNFRGEAKDARVFLDGKEVTAEQASTKKHSRRTEPFVLDLSDGQAHDLRIEYAHQTPLFDAGLSLEWKPPVEAERAEAVKTAEQADVVVAFVGLSPNLEGEEMPVHVEGFDGGDRTEIELPAVQKEMLKAVAATGKPVIVVLMNGSALAVKWAKDNAAAVLEAWYPGEEGGAAIANTLAGDNNPAGRLPITFYTGTKELPPFDDYSMKNRTYRYFTGTTLWGFGYGLSYSKFKWSDVKLSTEKLAAGEPLTLDAEVENTGAAKGDAVSEIYLKAPASATAPIHSLVGFVRTPLDGHARQHVHVVIGPRNLSTVAADGKRSIEAGEYTLFVGDAQPGADDNGITKQFTVIGSKELPR
- the glpK gene encoding glycerol kinase GlpK, translating into MEKQYILALDQGTTSSRAMVIDGAGNVISIRQRPFKQIFPKPGWVEHSPTEIWSTQSGVATEALAAADLTERNIAAIGITNQRETTVLWDRETGEPVHNAIVWQDRRTAEFCDGLRNHGNAEMIQAKTGLLPDAYFSGSKLNWLLNNVPGARERAEAGKLAFGTVDSWLIWKLTQGERHVTDATNASRTMLFNIHTLEWDEELLKLLDIPRSVLPEVVASSGHCGTTKGILHGISIAGIAGDQQAALFGQMCSEPGMAKCTFGTGSFMLMNTGTKPMISQNKLLTTIAWKIGDTVEYALEGSMLMAGAVVQWLRDELQMIRTSAEIEELAASVTSTNGVVLVPAFAGLGAPHWDQYARGALLGMTRGTSRAHIARAALEGIALQAMDVLEAMQTDSGLPLAQLRVDGGASANNLLMQIQSDVLGIDVVRPKNAEATVLGAAYLAGLAVGYWPDKETIARQWQMDRVFKPQIDAEARRKVKATWHRALDRARNWAGETQD
- a CDS encoding glycerol-3-phosphate dehydrogenase/oxidase produces the protein MSERSEILHRLGEQGEPWDVVVIGGGASGLGAAVEAASRGYRTVLVERFDFAKGTSSRSTKLVHGGVRYLEQFNITLVMDALRERGHMLRNAPHLVHNLQFVVPAFDYFSLPYYGFGLKVYERMSGRLSLGPSKLLSRERTVEMLPGIADAGLRGGILYHDGQFDDARYAISLLRTFQDLGGTAINYVEAVGLLKQGGKIVGIQARDCEEDVSFDLQAKVVVNASGVFTEEVLAMDGVAAESLLAVSQGTHFVLPHSFLPGSTALMIPKTADGRVLFAIPWHESTIVGTTDVPVDGASVEPRSMASERTFLLEHIARYFGRKPEAEEIRSMWSGLRPLVRKGGGKTSKLSRDHTILVSKSGLVTITGGKWTTYRRMGEDTINHAAEVAGLAKTASRTLDLKLHGWTDSSGGMAEAERVYGADLPLLQSLSDNDAALAALLHPRLPYRLREVVWAVRYEMARTVEDVLARRTRALFLDAQAAIEAAPVVADLLAKELGRSEAWRDKDLQQFANVANGYIYREE